The following are from one region of the Actinoplanes sp. L3-i22 genome:
- a CDS encoding DUF2293 domain-containing protein, with the protein MQPASKLERRVVVAAERALAKQRHVGPLDVLVGLGWVVPGQIANWRQGRLTHLEAVAAVSPDRIVDVLEVFRRWVAGQGLRPGEIEYVAATRDRRPLRFTVDGDAARELAYRTHWMPADLPEPQRERLTAKQSKAPDLVVVQPMREFTCAGCGQIHDDLLIMEDAGPLCLTCADLDHLVFLPAGDAAMTRRAKQASRLSAVVVRFNRSRKRHERRGLLVTGEAIEAAERQCLSDEDARARRRERDRVRREAADETFQGELAAMIGRLFPGCPAERAEAISRHAAVRGSGRVGRSAAARAFDPEAVTRAVVASVRHEDTPYDEMLMSGVPRDEARERIRDDIDLILDRWRKGGRDQGA; encoded by the coding sequence GTGCAGCCTGCCTCGAAGTTGGAACGCCGGGTGGTCGTCGCCGCGGAGCGGGCGCTCGCGAAGCAGCGGCACGTCGGCCCGCTCGACGTGCTGGTCGGGCTCGGGTGGGTGGTGCCCGGGCAGATCGCGAACTGGCGGCAGGGGCGGCTCACCCACCTGGAAGCGGTGGCCGCGGTGTCGCCCGACCGGATCGTCGACGTGCTCGAGGTGTTCCGGCGCTGGGTGGCGGGTCAGGGCCTGCGGCCCGGCGAGATCGAGTACGTGGCGGCCACCCGGGACCGGCGTCCGCTGCGGTTCACCGTCGACGGGGATGCCGCGCGGGAGCTGGCCTACCGCACCCACTGGATGCCGGCCGACCTGCCCGAGCCGCAGCGGGAGCGGCTCACCGCCAAGCAGAGCAAGGCGCCGGACCTGGTCGTGGTGCAGCCGATGCGGGAGTTCACCTGCGCCGGCTGCGGGCAGATCCACGACGACCTGCTGATCATGGAGGACGCCGGGCCGCTCTGCCTGACCTGCGCGGACCTCGATCACCTGGTGTTCCTGCCGGCCGGCGACGCGGCGATGACCCGCCGGGCCAAGCAGGCCAGCCGGCTCTCCGCGGTGGTGGTGCGGTTCAACCGGTCCCGTAAGCGGCACGAGCGGCGCGGGCTGCTGGTCACCGGGGAGGCGATCGAGGCGGCCGAGCGGCAGTGTCTGTCCGATGAGGATGCCCGGGCCCGCCGTCGCGAGCGGGACCGGGTGCGGCGGGAGGCCGCCGACGAGACGTTCCAGGGGGAGTTGGCCGCGATGATCGGCCGGCTGTTCCCCGGGTGCCCGGCGGAGCGGGCCGAGGCGATCAGCCGGCATGCCGCGGTCCGGGGGAGTGGCCGAGTGGGGCGCAGTGCCGCCGCGCGGGCGTTCGATCCGGAGGCGGTGACGCGGGCGGTGGTCGCGTCGGTCCGGCACGAGGACACGCCGTACGACGAGATGTTGATGTCCGGTGTGCCCCGGGACGAGGCCCGCGAGCGGATCCGCGACGACATCGACCTGATCCTCGACCGATGGCGAAAGGGCGGAAGAGATCAGGGTGCGTAG
- a CDS encoding TetR/AcrR family transcriptional regulator, which translates to MKTRPYHHGDLRAALLALAEDTLRDRGPAELSLRELAREAGVSPAAPSRHFKTKQALLDALAVEGFERLTGTMTGVLERAGASFAERLTALTRTYVSFATGNPALLELMFSRKHEPNPPAELITAMQGLMTMATDLIEDGQRRGEVREGPIVMAAVPLAAILQGMTDLALSGGFTGEQVDEGLTETIAFILRGYAP; encoded by the coding sequence ATGAAGACCCGCCCCTACCACCACGGGGACCTGCGCGCCGCCCTGCTCGCGCTGGCCGAGGACACCCTGCGCGACCGCGGGCCCGCCGAGCTGTCGCTGCGGGAGCTGGCCCGGGAGGCGGGAGTCAGCCCGGCCGCGCCCAGCCGCCACTTCAAGACCAAGCAGGCGCTGCTGGACGCGCTCGCGGTGGAGGGCTTCGAGCGGCTCACCGGCACCATGACCGGGGTGCTGGAACGGGCCGGCGCCTCGTTCGCCGAGCGGCTCACCGCGCTCACCCGGACGTACGTGAGCTTCGCGACCGGCAACCCGGCGCTGCTCGAACTGATGTTCTCGCGCAAGCACGAGCCGAACCCGCCGGCCGAGCTGATCACCGCCATGCAGGGACTGATGACGATGGCCACCGACCTGATCGAGGACGGCCAGCGGCGGGGCGAGGTCCGCGAAGGGCCGATCGTCATGGCGGCCGTGCCGCTCGCCGCGATCCTGCAGGGGATGACCGACCTGGCGCTGAGCGGCGGATTCACCGGGGAACAGGTCGACGAGGGGCTGACCGAGACGATCGCGTTCATCCTGCGGGGCTACGCACCCTGA
- a CDS encoding MBL fold metallo-hydrolase: MPFNLAAQIGGKSTGARRARVEASPQFADGKFRNNVPTSSSLSLTDVPKIAAAVFTGTAARRPHQPIPLVSAVSQDADGLHVTWFGHSTALIEIEGRRVLLDPVWSDRCSPSQLAGPRRLHQPPLPLHELPRIDAVVISHDHYDHLDMASIQHLAGLHPAVFVVPLGVGAHLERWGVPLARIVELDWNERTEVAGVELIATPARHFSGRGFSRDETLWASWVIKGPSRRVFYSGDTGYFPGFAAIGAEHGPFDVTLVQVGAYGNEWPDIHMFPEDGVATHLDVRGGLMIPVHWATFDLAAHQWAEPAERTWREAKARDVRLAIPRPGERIDVDNPPEIDAWWQQVA; the protein is encoded by the coding sequence ATGCCTTTCAACCTCGCTGCACAGATCGGCGGCAAGTCGACCGGCGCCCGTCGCGCCCGGGTCGAGGCGTCGCCGCAGTTCGCCGACGGCAAGTTCCGCAACAACGTGCCGACCAGCTCCAGCCTGTCGCTCACCGACGTCCCGAAGATCGCGGCCGCGGTGTTCACCGGCACCGCGGCCCGGCGCCCGCACCAGCCGATTCCCCTGGTCAGCGCGGTGTCTCAGGACGCCGACGGCCTGCACGTCACGTGGTTCGGCCACTCCACCGCGCTGATCGAGATCGAGGGCCGCCGGGTCCTGCTCGACCCGGTGTGGAGCGACCGCTGCTCCCCGTCCCAGTTGGCCGGCCCGCGCCGCCTGCACCAGCCGCCGCTCCCGCTGCACGAGCTGCCGCGGATCGACGCCGTGGTGATCTCCCACGATCACTACGACCACCTGGACATGGCGAGCATCCAGCACCTGGCCGGGCTGCACCCGGCGGTCTTCGTGGTGCCGCTCGGCGTCGGCGCGCACCTGGAGCGCTGGGGCGTGCCGCTCGCCCGGATCGTCGAGCTCGACTGGAACGAGCGCACCGAGGTGGCCGGCGTCGAGCTGATCGCCACGCCGGCCCGGCACTTCTCCGGGCGCGGCTTCAGCCGGGACGAGACGCTCTGGGCCAGCTGGGTGATCAAGGGCCCGAGCCGCCGGGTGTTCTACTCCGGCGACACCGGCTACTTCCCGGGCTTCGCCGCGATCGGCGCCGAGCACGGGCCCTTCGACGTCACGCTGGTGCAGGTCGGGGCGTACGGCAACGAGTGGCCGGACATCCACATGTTCCCCGAGGACGGCGTCGCCACTCACCTCGACGTCCGGGGCGGCCTGATGATCCCGGTGCACTGGGCCACCTTCGACCTGGCGGCCCACCAGTGGGCGGAGCCCGCCGAGCGCACCTGGCGCGAGGCCAAGGCGCGGGACGTGCGGCTGGCGATCCCGCGGCCGGGCGAGCGGATCGACGTGGACAACCCGCCGGAGATCGACGCCTGGTGGCAGCAGGTCGCCTGA
- a CDS encoding MFS transporter, which translates to MCAACGQTAHVPVAPRRFAALRNPDARPYLFGAALAMMADNIEHVITYWVLWEKFHSPVLSGFQVISHWVPFLFLSVWFGSLADRYDCRRVIQLAQTLFALVSVAWGVLFLTGSLQIWHACVLLVLHGVAGALWGPGEQLMLHDFVGDEELPSAVRLNATFRSLGVLFGPAVGSALLLGLGPTWGIFANVAFYLPLTLFLFRTRFTGHTRDGGVPRQRQRVGIMDSVRVLRQVRADHTLVSMIILGGLGSFFVGASLQSAMPLFASDLGSESAGTAYGILLFANGAGGVLGGLVLEATGWIKPTVLSAVISTGLYGLFTLLFAVTPNYPLAVVLLVAGGVANLASMSVGQTVVQLMAPPADRGRVIGVYGMSANGLRFGSGVTVGLFGAVVGIHWSLGLSSAALCVGTLLAAWFARSASAAAAV; encoded by the coding sequence ATGTGTGCTGCCTGCGGCCAGACCGCGCATGTTCCCGTCGCGCCCCGCCGGTTCGCCGCACTACGGAACCCGGACGCGCGGCCGTACCTGTTCGGGGCCGCGCTGGCGATGATGGCCGACAACATCGAGCACGTGATCACGTACTGGGTGCTGTGGGAGAAGTTCCACTCGCCGGTGCTCTCCGGGTTCCAGGTGATCAGCCACTGGGTGCCGTTCCTGTTCCTGTCGGTCTGGTTCGGCTCGCTCGCCGACCGGTACGACTGCCGCCGGGTGATCCAGCTCGCGCAGACCCTGTTCGCGCTGGTCTCGGTGGCCTGGGGCGTGCTGTTCCTGACCGGCTCGCTGCAGATCTGGCACGCCTGCGTGCTGCTGGTGCTGCACGGCGTCGCGGGCGCGCTCTGGGGTCCGGGCGAGCAGCTGATGCTGCACGACTTCGTCGGCGACGAGGAGCTGCCCAGCGCGGTCCGGCTGAACGCCACGTTCCGCAGCCTCGGCGTACTGTTCGGGCCGGCGGTCGGCTCGGCACTGCTGCTCGGGCTCGGGCCGACCTGGGGCATCTTCGCCAACGTCGCGTTCTACCTGCCGCTCACGCTGTTCCTGTTCCGGACCAGGTTCACCGGGCACACCCGGGACGGCGGGGTGCCCCGGCAACGGCAGCGGGTCGGGATCATGGACTCGGTCCGGGTGCTGCGCCAGGTCCGTGCCGATCACACGCTGGTCAGCATGATCATCCTGGGTGGGCTGGGGTCGTTCTTCGTGGGCGCGTCACTGCAGTCGGCGATGCCGCTCTTCGCGTCGGATCTGGGCAGCGAGAGCGCCGGAACGGCGTACGGAATCCTGCTCTTTGCCAATGGCGCCGGAGGCGTCCTTGGCGGCCTGGTCCTGGAAGCGACCGGATGGATCAAGCCCACGGTGCTCTCGGCGGTGATCAGTACCGGTCTCTACGGCCTGTTCACGCTGCTCTTCGCGGTCACCCCGAACTATCCCCTCGCGGTGGTCCTGCTGGTCGCCGGCGGGGTGGCGAACCTGGCGTCGATGTCGGTCGGGCAGACCGTGGTGCAGCTGATGGCGCCGCCGGCCGACCGCGGGCGGGTGATCGGCGTCTACGGCATGTCCGCGAACGGCCTGCGCTTCGGCAGCGGCGTGACGGTCGGCCTGTTCGGCGCGGTCGTCGGCATCCACTGGTCGCTGGGCCTGAGCTCGGCGGCGCTGTGCGTCGGCACGCTGCTGGCCGCCTGGTTCGCCCGCTCGGCGTCGGCGGCGGCGGCCGTCTGA
- a CDS encoding substrate-binding domain-containing protein, which yields MPFDVALVVPLRGPAGIFGPSAELCAQLAAEEINRAGGVLGQELRLIPVDGGATPQAVAAEVAALVDAGAVQGVTGWHISSVRQAVAPRVAGRVPYVYTALYEGGERTEGVFMTSETPDTQLFPAMRLLSRERDARRWYVIGNDYVWPRRTARAARRYAAEHGLHIVGESYVPLATADFAEALRRIEVSSADAVLMLLVGMDAVRFNRAFARTGLPGRCLRLSTLMDENMLLASGAAATHDLFSTAGFFADMITPENLDFHGRYAGRFGPEAPPLGSLGESCYEGVQLLAALVEQAGDLDVRAIGAHAEAVSYEGPRGLLRLRHRHVNQRIYLAEARGVDFDVLTQLP from the coding sequence ATGCCCTTCGATGTCGCCCTGGTGGTGCCGCTGCGCGGTCCGGCCGGCATCTTCGGGCCCAGCGCCGAGCTGTGCGCGCAACTGGCCGCCGAGGAGATCAACCGGGCCGGTGGCGTGCTCGGGCAGGAGCTGCGCCTGATCCCGGTGGACGGCGGCGCCACCCCGCAGGCGGTGGCCGCCGAGGTCGCGGCCCTGGTCGACGCGGGCGCGGTGCAGGGCGTGACCGGCTGGCACATCTCCTCGGTCCGGCAGGCGGTGGCGCCCCGGGTGGCCGGCCGGGTGCCGTACGTCTACACCGCGCTCTACGAGGGCGGCGAGCGCACCGAGGGCGTCTTCATGACCAGCGAGACCCCGGACACGCAGCTCTTCCCGGCGATGCGGCTGCTGTCCCGGGAACGGGACGCCCGCCGGTGGTACGTGATCGGCAACGACTACGTCTGGCCCCGGCGGACCGCCCGCGCCGCGCGCCGGTACGCCGCCGAGCACGGCCTGCACATCGTCGGCGAGAGCTACGTCCCGCTGGCGACCGCCGACTTCGCCGAGGCGCTGCGCCGGATCGAGGTGTCGTCCGCGGACGCGGTGCTGATGCTGCTGGTCGGGATGGACGCGGTGCGGTTCAACCGGGCGTTCGCGCGGACCGGGCTGCCCGGCCGCTGCCTGCGCCTGAGCACCCTGATGGACGAGAACATGCTGCTGGCCAGCGGGGCGGCGGCGACCCACGACCTGTTCAGCACGGCCGGTTTCTTCGCCGACATGATCACGCCGGAGAACCTGGACTTCCACGGGCGGTACGCCGGCCGGTTCGGGCCGGAGGCGCCGCCGCTGGGCAGCCTGGGCGAGTCCTGTTACGAGGGTGTGCAGCTGCTCGCCGCCCTGGTGGAGCAGGCCGGTGACCTGGACGTGCGGGCGATCGGGGCGCACGCCGAGGCGGTGTCCTACGAGGGCCCGCGCGGCCTGCTGCGCCTGCGGCACCGGCACGTGAACCAGCGGATCTATCTCGCCGAGGCCCGCGGGGTCGACTTCGACGTCCTGACCCAGCTCCCTTGA
- a CDS encoding MarR family winged helix-turn-helix transcriptional regulator, which produces MRGPTDLLYLLTRAERLLARRLSAVLDEEGCSLDAWRVLTLLADGSRFMTELSERAFLPPGSLTRLIDHLVEENLVYRRGDDLDRRRIKVHLTARGRRFFQRIDAGIRADLADVPLGEDLGALVAMLEGRPAHTFAARQSD; this is translated from the coding sequence ATGCGGGGTCCCACGGATCTTCTGTACCTGCTGACCCGGGCCGAGCGGCTGCTCGCCCGCCGACTGTCCGCCGTCCTCGACGAGGAGGGCTGCTCGCTCGACGCGTGGCGGGTGCTCACCCTGCTCGCCGACGGCAGCCGGTTCATGACTGAGCTCTCCGAGCGCGCGTTCCTGCCGCCGGGCAGCCTGACCCGGCTGATCGACCACCTGGTCGAGGAGAACCTGGTCTACCGCCGTGGCGACGACCTGGACCGGCGGCGGATCAAGGTGCACCTGACCGCCCGCGGGCGCCGGTTCTTCCAGCGGATCGACGCCGGGATCCGGGCCGATCTGGCCGACGTGCCGCTCGGCGAGGACCTCGGCGCGCTGGTGGCGATGCTGGAGGGTCGCCCGGCTCACACTTTTGCAGCGCGGCAAAGCGACTAG
- a CDS encoding DUF6250 domain-containing protein, translating into MRRIIAAAAVGLLAAGLVATPASAHPSAIPQRIVESLDRGLVAVPGQAGGTFLSWRLLGTEYGSDIAFNVYKGARRLNSRPITTSTTFTDKTRFEGTYTVRAVVHGREQAASPAAFTPGDIPLSPAPGYYVQHAWPGDLDGDGRYEIVVSRLSTDLDKPNYLEAYTLAGRQLWRVDLGPQSYLRQGGTAANDPPLAAISGYGDVAGYRNDDNVTVYDLDSDGRAEVAVKTANGTTFADGAVVRSANPLDQFVSVIDGRTGAERSRVPVAADFVADGPSGGQYGVGYLDGVHPSLITKQVTRIGAKRGDFRVLFAAWDYDGRHLTPRWKFVRGVDQGTSFHQLRIVDVDQDGKDEIADGNYVVNSDGTFRYVVSESVHGDRFHIGDLDPNRPGLEGYAIQQTEGGVFTNFPWYYYDASTGERLITGSHPDVPRDATLWDIPRGTTADIDPTHPGYEFWAATANADLPGAGVWSVDGTQLTKTTPSVNFRIWWDGDLGSELLDNTYVEKWDWRSSSSKKIFDPAGVVSSWRNAVPFYGDILGDWREEYLAENAEHTALRVFTTNIPTSTRLYTLAHDPAYRLGWTVRGYLQSTLTDFYLGFGGQLPPKPRIRTTAAAGNAWQVLASDHFTKNTDKWSAELQSGGTVAAADGVLDIDVPGGASVWLKQELAGPYEIEYTATPVSAGGPNDHVTDLNSFWSARDARSPDDIFATARSGLLAEYDNLTTYYVGQGANLNTTTRFRRYVGEPGNRPLIYDYTEPRIAANVPVHVRISVNGSRIRYYSDDQLVFDYTDPDPYQSGWFAFRTVASHFHLENFTVWRPPTV; encoded by the coding sequence ATGAGACGCATCATCGCGGCGGCCGCGGTCGGTCTGCTGGCGGCCGGCCTGGTCGCCACCCCGGCTTCGGCCCATCCCTCCGCGATCCCGCAACGCATCGTCGAGTCGCTGGACCGGGGCCTGGTCGCGGTGCCCGGGCAGGCCGGCGGCACGTTCCTGAGCTGGCGGTTGCTCGGCACCGAATACGGCTCCGACATCGCCTTCAACGTCTACAAGGGAGCGCGCCGGCTGAACAGCCGGCCGATCACCACATCAACCACCTTCACCGACAAAACCCGATTTGAGGGTACGTACACGGTCCGTGCCGTGGTCCACGGACGCGAGCAGGCCGCGAGCCCGGCGGCGTTCACGCCCGGCGACATCCCGTTGTCCCCGGCGCCCGGCTACTACGTCCAGCACGCGTGGCCCGGTGACCTGGACGGCGACGGCCGCTACGAGATCGTCGTCTCCCGGCTCTCCACCGACCTCGACAAGCCGAACTACCTCGAGGCGTACACGCTGGCCGGCCGGCAGTTGTGGCGGGTCGACCTGGGCCCGCAGTCGTACCTCCGGCAGGGCGGGACCGCCGCCAACGACCCGCCGCTCGCCGCGATCAGCGGGTACGGCGACGTCGCCGGCTACCGCAACGACGACAACGTGACCGTCTACGACCTGGACAGCGACGGCCGCGCCGAGGTCGCCGTGAAGACCGCCAACGGCACCACGTTCGCCGACGGCGCCGTGGTGCGGTCCGCGAACCCGCTCGACCAGTTCGTCTCGGTGATCGACGGCCGGACCGGCGCCGAGCGGTCCCGCGTCCCGGTCGCCGCCGACTTCGTCGCGGACGGCCCCTCCGGTGGCCAGTACGGCGTCGGCTACCTGGACGGCGTCCACCCCAGCCTGATCACCAAGCAGGTCACCCGGATCGGCGCCAAGCGCGGCGACTTCCGGGTCCTCTTCGCGGCCTGGGACTACGACGGGCGGCACCTGACCCCGCGGTGGAAGTTCGTCCGCGGCGTGGACCAGGGCACCAGCTTCCACCAGTTGCGGATCGTCGACGTCGACCAGGACGGGAAGGACGAGATCGCGGACGGCAACTACGTGGTCAACAGCGACGGCACGTTCCGTTACGTGGTGTCCGAATCCGTGCACGGCGACCGCTTCCACATCGGTGACCTGGACCCGAACCGGCCGGGGCTGGAGGGCTACGCGATCCAGCAGACCGAGGGCGGCGTCTTCACGAACTTCCCCTGGTACTACTACGACGCGTCGACCGGCGAGCGGCTGATCACCGGCTCGCACCCGGACGTCCCGCGGGACGCGACGCTCTGGGACATCCCGCGCGGCACCACCGCGGACATCGACCCGACCCATCCCGGGTACGAGTTCTGGGCCGCCACCGCGAACGCCGACCTGCCCGGGGCGGGCGTGTGGAGCGTCGACGGCACGCAACTCACCAAGACCACGCCCAGCGTGAACTTCCGGATCTGGTGGGACGGGGACCTGGGGTCGGAACTGCTCGACAACACGTACGTCGAGAAGTGGGATTGGCGTTCCTCGTCTTCGAAGAAGATCTTCGACCCGGCCGGTGTGGTCTCCTCGTGGCGCAACGCGGTGCCGTTCTACGGGGACATTCTGGGCGACTGGCGCGAGGAGTATCTCGCCGAGAACGCCGAGCACACGGCGCTGCGGGTGTTCACCACGAACATCCCGACCAGTACCCGGCTGTACACGCTGGCGCACGACCCGGCGTACCGTCTGGGGTGGACGGTCCGGGGTTACCTGCAGTCAACCTTGACCGATTTCTACCTCGGGTTCGGTGGGCAGCTGCCGCCCAAGCCGCGCATTCGGACCACCGCCGCGGCCGGCAACGCGTGGCAGGTGCTGGCCTCCGATCACTTCACCAAAAATACCGACAAATGGTCGGCTGAGCTGCAGAGCGGCGGCACGGTCGCGGCCGCGGACGGCGTGCTCGACATCGACGTGCCCGGGGGCGCCTCGGTCTGGCTCAAACAGGAGCTGGCCGGCCCGTACGAGATCGAGTACACCGCGACCCCGGTCTCGGCCGGTGGCCCGAACGACCACGTCACCGACCTGAACTCGTTCTGGAGCGCCCGCGACGCCCGCTCGCCGGACGACATCTTCGCCACCGCGCGGAGCGGGCTGCTCGCCGAGTACGACAACCTCACGACCTACTACGTCGGGCAGGGCGCCAACCTCAACACCACGACCCGGTTCCGGCGGTACGTGGGCGAGCCCGGGAACCGGCCGCTGATCTACGACTACACCGAACCGCGGATCGCCGCGAACGTGCCGGTCCACGTGCGGATCTCGGTGAACGGTTCGCGGATCCGCTACTACAGCGACGACCAGCTGGTCTTCGACTACACCGACCCCGACCCGTACCAAAGCGGCTGGTTCGCCTTCCGCACCGTGGCCAGCCATTTCCACCTGGAGAACTTCACCGTCTGGCGCCCGCCGACCGTGTGA
- a CDS encoding extracellular solute-binding protein — MPDLYSRRSFIAGVLTAGMLSTAAGYLLTRRTPVALTLVTGADNTGGRALLINLWNRFHPDVTVEVVTVNSSTQDQYDKFVSTPADIYNLDVIHLPRFAGRDRIVPLEAPDGITLLPPVQRVSQVTAGSAQLWAVPFNTDVGMLYRRITDKAAADPEPSLDAVIAGSRQFTGQLKTEGSVTDEAFVINVLEQALAQDRTILDDQGVVSTSLGQWQRALKPLADALRANRIVTAAGEENTNTEFQKGTLRYMRNWPVWYPSVDRAEREKPGTAAIRLGRLPIGILGGQGLAIAKDTGHREEAEAVIQFLTGMPAQKLLATYGFAPTAQEAYNDPEVKAAVPHLDIVRSAVEDAHPRPMRAGYADFARVFRQHTYDYLYRRVELTDGFVEGMQGALR, encoded by the coding sequence ATGCCGGACCTGTATTCACGGCGATCGTTCATCGCCGGCGTGCTCACCGCCGGGATGCTCTCCACCGCCGCCGGCTACCTCCTGACCCGTCGCACCCCGGTGGCCCTCACGCTGGTCACCGGGGCCGACAACACCGGCGGCCGGGCCCTGCTGATCAACCTCTGGAACCGGTTCCACCCGGACGTGACCGTCGAGGTGGTCACGGTCAACAGCTCCACCCAGGACCAGTACGACAAGTTCGTCAGCACCCCGGCCGACATCTACAACCTCGACGTCATCCACCTCCCGCGCTTCGCCGGCCGCGACCGGATCGTCCCGCTCGAGGCGCCCGACGGGATCACCCTGCTCCCGCCGGTGCAGCGGGTCAGCCAGGTGACGGCCGGGTCGGCGCAGCTCTGGGCGGTCCCGTTCAACACCGACGTCGGCATGCTCTACCGCCGGATCACCGACAAGGCGGCCGCCGATCCCGAGCCCTCGCTGGACGCCGTGATCGCCGGGAGCCGCCAGTTCACCGGCCAGCTCAAGACCGAGGGCTCGGTCACCGACGAGGCCTTCGTGATCAACGTGCTCGAGCAGGCCCTCGCCCAGGACCGGACCATCCTCGACGACCAGGGCGTCGTCTCGACCAGCCTGGGCCAGTGGCAGCGGGCGCTGAAACCGCTCGCCGACGCGCTGCGCGCCAACCGGATCGTGACCGCGGCCGGCGAGGAGAACACCAACACCGAGTTCCAGAAGGGCACGCTGCGGTACATGCGGAACTGGCCGGTCTGGTACCCCTCGGTCGACCGCGCGGAACGGGAGAAGCCCGGCACCGCGGCGATCCGGCTCGGCCGCCTCCCGATCGGCATCCTCGGCGGCCAGGGCCTCGCGATCGCCAAGGACACCGGCCACCGCGAGGAGGCCGAGGCGGTGATCCAGTTCCTGACCGGCATGCCGGCGCAGAAACTGCTGGCGACGTACGGCTTCGCGCCGACCGCGCAGGAGGCCTACAACGACCCGGAGGTGAAGGCCGCCGTCCCGCACCTGGACATCGTCCGGTCCGCGGTCGAGGACGCCCACCCGCGGCCGATGCGCGCGGGGTATGCCGACTTCGCCCGGGTGTTCCGCCAGCACACCTACGACTACCTGTACCGGCGGGTCGAGCTCACCGACGGTTTCGTGGAAGGCATGCAGGGAGCCCTGCGATGA
- a CDS encoding protein-tyrosine phosphatase family protein, with protein sequence MTEFTGWEADATGVLRLPSGRLVRGRGLRAAMPTGHPPEFGVYLLGSPPPEFGWATRWVRWPDFWVPADPPYAKSVLIETLRRAEGERVEVACFGGVGRTGTALACLAVLDGVPPAEAVGYVREHYHRHAVETPWQRRFVKRFASL encoded by the coding sequence GTGACCGAATTTACCGGCTGGGAGGCGGACGCCACCGGAGTGCTGCGGCTGCCGTCCGGGCGGCTCGTCCGGGGGCGCGGACTCCGCGCGGCCATGCCGACCGGGCATCCGCCCGAGTTCGGGGTCTACCTGCTGGGCTCGCCGCCGCCCGAGTTCGGGTGGGCGACACGCTGGGTGCGCTGGCCGGATTTCTGGGTGCCGGCCGATCCGCCGTACGCCAAATCGGTCTTGATCGAAACCTTGCGCCGAGCGGAGGGTGAGCGGGTCGAGGTCGCCTGTTTCGGTGGCGTCGGGCGGACCGGGACGGCGCTGGCCTGCCTCGCCGTGCTCGACGGGGTGCCGCCGGCGGAGGCCGTCGGCTACGTCCGCGAGCACTACCACCGGCATGCCGTCGAGACGCCGTGGCAGCGACGCTTCGTCAAGCGGTTCGCGAGCCTCTAG